The genomic window GGCATCAACATTGTCGCTCACTCCTTCCTCTTTTTCCTCATTTTTACGCGGAAGTATTTCTCCTCTATTTATCCATACCTTTACACCTATTTTCCCATAGGTCGTATGAGCTTCTGCAAAGCCATAATCTATATCTGCTCTCAACGTCTGCAACGGCACAACACCCTCATGGTAATGCTCTGTTCTGGCGATTTCAGCTCCGCCCAACCTGCCTGAACAAGCTGTCTTTATACCTTTAGCTCCTGCTCTCATCGTCCTCATTATCGCTTGCTTCATAGCTCTCCTAAAGCTTATACGTTTTTCCAGCTGTGATGCTATATTTTCTGCCACCAGCTGTGCACTAAGCTCAGGCTTCTTTACCTCGATTATATTTATGACAATATTTTTACCTGTCATTTTTTCCAATTCATTTTTAAGCTCCTCAATGCCTGAACCACCTTTTCCTATAACCATTCCTGGCTTTGCAGTATGGATATTTATTCTCGTCCTGTTAGCCGTTCTCTCTATTTCAATGCGAGCCACACCGGAATCATACAACTTTGTCTTTATATAGCGGCGCAACTTATCGTCTTCCAGTAAATTATTTGCAAAGTCTTTATCGTTGGAAAACCACCTCGATTCCCAACCCCTTATAATTCCTATTCTTAAACCAATTGGATTTACCTTTTGACCCATTATATCCCTCCTTTTATCTCTCTTTCACTACTACAGTGAGGTGGCTGGTCCTTCTTCTCATGACATCAGCTCTACCTCTTGCCCTTGGCTTATATCTCTTCATTATGGGACCTGGATTTGCAAAAACTTCTGCAACATATAAGTTATCCGCATTCATATTAAAATTGTTTTCGGCATTAGCTACCGCCGATTTTAACACCTTGCGCAAATAATATGCAGCCTTATTAGGTGTGTAATTCAATATAGCCATTGCTTCTCTTACGCTCTTCCCACGTATCATATCAACCACAAGGCGCGCTTTTAGCGGCGACAACCTTAAATACCTGGCTGTTGCTCTGGCTTCCACTATAGATACCTCCCTTGCATATAATCGATAAATCAATGCCTCTACTTCATTTTGCTATTTCACCTTGGTAGTCTTTTCCGTGCCTGCATGGCCTCCAAATTTTCTGGTAGGTGCAAACTCACCTAACTTATGACCCACCATTTCTTCTGTTATATAAACAGGTACATGCTTTCTTCCGTCATGTACAGCTATGGTATGGCCGACCATTTCAGGAACAATTGTAGAACTTCTGGACCACGTTTTAATGATGGACTTTTCCCTTTTTTCATTCATATCTATTATCTTTTTAAGCAACTTCGGATCCACATATGGTCCTTTTTTTAGCGACCTGCTCATTGAATTCCCTCCTTTTGCTATTTCTTTCTCCTGCGCACGATATATTTATCAGACGGCTTATTCTTTTTCCTGGTCTTATAGCCCAATGTAGGTTTACCCCAAGGAGTAACCGGCGACGGTCTTCCGATAGGTGCTTTGCCTTCACCACCACCATGTGGATGATCCACAGGATTCATTGCCGATCCTCTAACTGTTGGCCTTATACCAAGCCATCTACTACGACCAGCTTTTCCTAAAGTGATATTTTCATGGTCTAAATTCGATACCTGCCCTATAGTGGCTTTACACTCCAACCTGACCATTCTAACTTCAGACGATGGCAACCTTAATTGAGCATAGTCGCCTTCTTTTGCAATGAGCTGAGCTGCAGCACCCGCCGCTCTTACCAGCTGCCCTCCTTTGCCAGGTACTAATTCTATGTTGTGTACGATTGTACCTACAGGGATGTTTTTAAGCGGAAGCGCATTTCCTATTTTTATTTCTGCATTTTCGCCCGACATAACCGTATCGCCAACCTGAAGCCCGTAAGGAGCTATTATATACCTCTTTTCACCATCTGCATAATGCAAAAGCGCTATATACGCAGTCCTGTTGGGATCATATTCTATTGAAGCAACCTTTGCTGGTATTCCGTCTTTATCCCTTTTAAAATCAATTATTCTATACAACCTCTTGTGTCCGCCACCTCTATGCCTTACCGTTATACGCCCGTATACATTTCTACCTGCTTTCTTATTCAAACTGATTGTAAGTGACTTTTCGGGTTCCTTTTTCGTTATCTCTTCAAATGTAGAAACTGTCATAAAGCGCCTGCCCGGGGATGTCGGTTTGTATTTTTTTATTCCCACTTCGTGTCCCTCCTTAAATTACATTTCAACATAGGAATATTTATATATTTTCAAAGAACTCAATCGTCTTGCTATCTGGAGTCAATTTGACAATAGCTTTTTTCCAATCCGGTTTTTTCCCTTCGTACCTGCCTACTCGCTTTTTTTTGCCTCTTATATTCATTGTATAGACTTTTTCCACTTTTACACCAAATAATTCTTCAACAGCTTTTTTTATCTCAATTTTATTAGCATCTCTCGCCACTTCAAATGTGTATTTTTTATCTCCCATGAGATTCATTGACTTCTCAGTAATTATAGGCCTTATTATGATATCATAAGGAGTTGCCATTATGCAAACACCTCCTCAATTTTGAGTATGGCATCTTTCGTCACAATAAACTTATTGTGTTTCAATATCTCATAAGTGTTAATGTTATTAGCAATCATGGTCTTAACACCTGGTATATTTCTCGCTGATCTTTCAACAATCTCATCTTTTTCTGGCACCACTATTAAAGCCTTT from Caldanaerobius fijiensis DSM 17918 includes these protein-coding regions:
- the rpsC gene encoding 30S ribosomal protein S3, whose amino-acid sequence is MGQKVNPIGLRIGIIRGWESRWFSNDKDFANNLLEDDKLRRYIKTKLYDSGVARIEIERTANRTRINIHTAKPGMVIGKGGSGIEELKNELEKMTGKNIVINIIEVKKPELSAQLVAENIASQLEKRISFRRAMKQAIMRTMRAGAKGIKTACSGRLGGAEIARTEHYHEGVVPLQTLRADIDYGFAEAHTTYGKIGVKVWINRGEILPRKNEEKEEGVSDNVDAEKDKVQKDAKRQDKR
- the rplV gene encoding 50S ribosomal protein L22 → MEARATARYLRLSPLKARLVVDMIRGKSVREAMAILNYTPNKAAYYLRKVLKSAVANAENNFNMNADNLYVAEVFANPGPIMKRYKPRARGRADVMRRRTSHLTVVVKER
- the rpsS gene encoding 30S ribosomal protein S19, with product MSRSLKKGPYVDPKLLKKIIDMNEKREKSIIKTWSRSSTIVPEMVGHTIAVHDGRKHVPVYITEEMVGHKLGEFAPTRKFGGHAGTEKTTKVK
- the rplB gene encoding 50S ribosomal protein L2 translates to MGIKKYKPTSPGRRFMTVSTFEEITKKEPEKSLTISLNKKAGRNVYGRITVRHRGGGHKRLYRIIDFKRDKDGIPAKVASIEYDPNRTAYIALLHYADGEKRYIIAPYGLQVGDTVMSGENAEIKIGNALPLKNIPVGTIVHNIELVPGKGGQLVRAAGAAAQLIAKEGDYAQLRLPSSEVRMVRLECKATIGQVSNLDHENITLGKAGRSRWLGIRPTVRGSAMNPVDHPHGGGEGKAPIGRPSPVTPWGKPTLGYKTRKKNKPSDKYIVRRRKK
- the rplW gene encoding 50S ribosomal protein L23; the encoded protein is MATPYDIIIRPIITEKSMNLMGDKKYTFEVARDANKIEIKKAVEELFGVKVEKVYTMNIRGKKKRVGRYEGKKPDWKKAIVKLTPDSKTIEFFENI